In one window of Campylobacter coli DNA:
- a CDS encoding outer membrane beta-barrel protein has product MNKKLLSIIAGVALFSSSALAAEESGFFIGADAAYVQTKVKGDLKHNKTGAVFNGDLSSSIPLLGLRMGYRFNDLHRLYAAYNYSDEFSDIIRTPNLRIEGDFNTHKFLLGYDFTPEIFKRVRAVAGGYLGYAKTSLDLKTSLLSLSQDFDGFVYGAKIGAIFELGTSNELEVGFKAEQIEYNTRNYYQETIGSNFYDPRQTNYGLYLGYTYKF; this is encoded by the coding sequence AAGTATAATTGCGGGTGTTGCGTTATTTTCAAGTTCAGCTTTAGCTGCGGAAGAATCAGGTTTTTTTATAGGTGCGGATGCAGCTTATGTTCAAACTAAAGTTAAAGGAGATTTAAAACATAATAAAACCGGTGCTGTTTTTAATGGTGATTTATCTAGTAGCATTCCTCTTTTAGGTTTAAGAATGGGTTATCGTTTTAATGATTTGCATAGATTGTATGCTGCTTATAATTATTCTGATGAATTCAGTGATATTATAAGAACTCCTAATCTTAGAATAGAGGGTGATTTTAACACACATAAATTCTTATTAGGTTATGATTTTACTCCAGAAATTTTTAAAAGAGTAAGAGCTGTTGCGGGTGGATATTTAGGCTATGCAAAAACGAGTCTTGATTTAAAAACATCTTTATTGTCTTTATCTCAAGATTTTGATGGTTTTGTTTACGGAGCAAAAATAGGTGCTATATTTGAATTAGGTACTTCTAATGAGCTCGAAGTAGGTTTTAAAGCAGAACAAATCGAATACAATACTAGAAATTATTACCAAGAGACCATAGGATCGAATTTTTATGATCCAAGACAAACAAATTATGGCTTATATTTAGGTTATACTTACAAATTTTAA